The following proteins come from a genomic window of Nitrospira sp.:
- a CDS encoding formylglycine-generating enzyme family protein — MENKGVLVGSIVFVFTSFFLMIGLLAYESYKAKQMKQLAASVKSEARPTASGLPSQDFSMYKTKIGDEGREMVQIPEGPFTMGSHDGDPDEVPEHQVYLKGFYLDRKEVTQEEYTRFAKMTKRAMPRIEVFDDDQSKVLKPEFAVMSVSWDEAVAYCKWAGKRLPTEAEWEKAGRGESKRKYPWGEKFVTAAANVDGSEDGYKYIAPPGSFDGGRSPYGLYDMTGNVAEWVEDSYDEHYYKKSPFRDPKGPENADLKVVRGGSWRETEHNARLSKRFTAKHWRTDVTIGIRCASDLDLVGGGS, encoded by the coding sequence GTGGAAAACAAGGGTGTCTTAGTCGGGTCCATCGTCTTTGTATTTACATCGTTCTTTCTCATGATTGGCCTGCTGGCCTATGAGTCCTATAAGGCAAAGCAGATGAAACAGCTCGCGGCATCAGTGAAGTCAGAAGCTCGACCGACGGCGAGCGGTCTGCCTTCTCAGGATTTCTCGATGTATAAGACGAAAATAGGAGATGAGGGCCGGGAGATGGTTCAGATCCCGGAAGGTCCGTTTACGATGGGGAGTCATGATGGTGATCCGGACGAGGTGCCAGAGCATCAGGTCTACCTGAAGGGATTCTACCTCGACCGAAAAGAAGTCACACAAGAGGAGTATACGCGGTTCGCGAAGATGACCAAGCGAGCGATGCCGAGAATCGAGGTATTCGATGATGATCAGTCGAAGGTTTTGAAACCGGAGTTTGCGGTGATGAGTGTCTCGTGGGACGAAGCGGTAGCCTACTGCAAGTGGGCCGGCAAGCGATTGCCCACGGAAGCTGAGTGGGAGAAGGCTGGGCGTGGCGAGAGCAAGCGAAAATATCCGTGGGGGGAGAAGTTTGTTACGGCTGCTGCCAATGTCGACGGCAGCGAGGACGGATATAAATACATCGCTCCGCCTGGGTCGTTCGACGGGGGACGAAGCCCCTACGGCCTCTACGACATGACAGGCAATGTCGCTGAATGGGTCGAGGACTCCTATGACGAACACTACTACAAGAAGTCACCATTTAGAGACCCTAAGGGACCGGAGAATGCTGATCTCAAAGTTGTGCGCGGCGGCTCATGGCGAGAAACAGAACATAATGCAAGACTGTCAAAGCGGTTTACCGCGAAACATTGGCGGACGGATGTCACGATTGGTATTCGCTGTGCAAGCGATCTTGATCTAGTAGGAGGGGGCTCCTGA
- a CDS encoding DUF3047 domain-containing protein produces MERRGSKCATVVLSLLMGMLMWQVPGGAYGQVLVLEDFQAKEADGFPSLWDHENQRSQSKGRDAYKVQSESGANFLSAKDAGQRIKKKKIDWDPKAYPILTWRWRLNKAATGTEPLAAVYASLDTDLLFIPVFTKYVWSESKPDGTVTEGGMFSGSEIVVQTGTKEIGQWFEERVNVYEDFKRIHKHEPAEKAWGISIIAAPGVEIDFGPLIAAPAK; encoded by the coding sequence ATGGAGCGCCGTGGGTCGAAGTGTGCAACCGTTGTTCTCAGTCTCCTCATGGGCATGTTGATGTGGCAGGTTCCTGGCGGTGCCTACGGGCAGGTTCTGGTACTGGAAGATTTCCAAGCAAAGGAAGCGGACGGGTTCCCTTCTCTGTGGGATCACGAAAATCAACGGAGTCAATCGAAAGGCCGTGATGCCTATAAGGTGCAATCGGAGAGCGGCGCGAACTTTCTGTCGGCCAAAGACGCAGGGCAGCGAATTAAGAAAAAGAAAATAGATTGGGATCCCAAGGCCTATCCAATTTTGACCTGGCGGTGGCGTCTCAATAAGGCAGCGACTGGAACTGAGCCGCTGGCCGCAGTCTATGCATCACTCGATACGGATCTTCTCTTTATCCCGGTGTTCACGAAGTATGTGTGGAGCGAGTCGAAGCCGGATGGCACCGTGACGGAAGGGGGCATGTTTAGTGGCTCCGAGATCGTTGTCCAGACTGGAACGAAGGAGATCGGGCAATGGTTTGAGGAGCGGGTGAATGTCTACGAGGATTTTAAACGGATTCATAAACATGAGCCGGCGGAGAAGGCATGGGGGATTTCCATCATCGCGGCGCCTGGAGTTGAAATCGATTTTGGCCCGCTGATTGCCGCTCCAGCTAAGTAG
- a CDS encoding cytochrome ubiquinol oxidase subunit I, with amino-acid sequence MMTRSSIAVAMGIAMVAIVIGLAWNGPDLSFAESSTDVYFGTEGTPQGPAAPAPDETVYPRIGSLDSRLVVWFITQQHTYFGGFVLALPLFCALLEFLGLITKKPALALRYDGLARDLAKVAVLAMSVTALIGSLMLTMFITLYPSFMKYMGGTFKGFMPAYAAVFVGESLLLIVYYYGWNRMTGRGMKWIHAAIGILTNIVGTALLMMANAWSAFMMSPAGVDAQGRFLGNAWHLLHSALWNPLNVHRFLADIMSGGAVVLAYACYRFFTSKTDEERAYFDWVGYIFLFVTVFALIPMPFAGYWLMKSVFVFRQTMGVTMMGGLLTWLFVVQALLIGVLFLGINYYLWQSMGRIKGGERYQPYYQFLLGVLMLALFVWLTPHTLLTSASEVKAMGGAQHPVIGNYGVMSAKNGAVNILILVTALSFLYYRRANRTMTISWIKTGNTLLTVLYVVGALNIIWLSIYGFYLPAKVRVGLSAPQAFTTFTVIVLGVVMNRLMLRGAVVHGPIQWGKIPLRGMVGLFGLAASFSWVMGLMGYIRSSGRLSWHVSELMADVSPWAFTPDLQYATKMVTLNMVVFWAAVLVLFWMCERGQRPVMGEEFEEQQVPLLSPVPSQET; translated from the coding sequence ATGATGACACGTTCCTCGATTGCCGTTGCGATGGGTATTGCGATGGTTGCGATCGTCATTGGGCTTGCGTGGAATGGACCCGATCTGTCATTCGCGGAATCATCGACGGATGTGTACTTCGGCACGGAGGGGACTCCGCAGGGACCAGCAGCTCCTGCTCCTGATGAAACGGTCTATCCGAGAATCGGTTCGTTAGACAGTCGGTTGGTGGTGTGGTTCATCACACAGCAACATACCTATTTTGGTGGATTTGTCCTTGCACTGCCCTTGTTTTGTGCACTGCTCGAATTCCTTGGATTGATCACCAAAAAACCAGCCTTGGCGCTGCGCTATGACGGATTGGCACGAGATCTTGCCAAGGTGGCGGTGTTGGCTATGTCGGTGACCGCGCTTATCGGGAGCCTGATGCTGACGATGTTCATCACGCTGTATCCCAGTTTCATGAAGTATATGGGCGGAACTTTCAAAGGGTTCATGCCCGCCTACGCGGCTGTATTTGTGGGAGAATCGCTGCTCCTGATCGTCTATTACTACGGATGGAATCGGATGACGGGTCGGGGCATGAAGTGGATTCACGCCGCGATCGGGATTCTGACCAATATTGTGGGAACCGCGTTATTGATGATGGCCAATGCCTGGTCGGCCTTCATGATGTCACCCGCTGGGGTGGATGCGCAGGGGCGGTTTCTGGGAAATGCCTGGCATCTGCTGCACTCCGCGCTCTGGAACCCGCTGAACGTCCATCGCTTCCTTGCGGACATTATGTCTGGTGGCGCGGTGGTATTGGCCTATGCCTGTTATCGGTTTTTCACCAGCAAGACGGATGAGGAGCGGGCCTATTTCGATTGGGTCGGCTATATCTTTCTGTTTGTGACAGTGTTTGCACTGATTCCCATGCCGTTTGCCGGCTACTGGCTGATGAAGTCGGTGTTCGTGTTTCGCCAGACCATGGGTGTCACGATGATGGGTGGCTTGCTCACCTGGCTGTTTGTGGTTCAGGCACTCTTGATCGGCGTCCTGTTTTTGGGGATTAACTACTATCTATGGCAGAGCATGGGGCGGATCAAAGGTGGTGAGCGCTATCAGCCCTATTATCAATTCCTATTGGGGGTGTTGATGCTGGCGCTCTTCGTCTGGCTGACGCCTCACACGCTGCTTACGTCTGCCAGTGAAGTCAAGGCGATGGGCGGTGCTCAGCATCCCGTGATTGGCAACTATGGAGTGATGTCGGCCAAGAACGGAGCAGTGAATATCCTGATTCTCGTCACGGCGTTGAGCTTTTTGTACTATCGTCGGGCGAATCGGACGATGACCATTTCCTGGATCAAGACCGGGAATACGCTCCTCACGGTGTTGTACGTGGTCGGGGCGCTCAATATCATCTGGCTGTCGATCTACGGGTTTTACTTGCCTGCGAAGGTTCGCGTCGGCCTATCCGCCCCCCAGGCGTTCACGACGTTCACAGTCATCGTACTCGGTGTGGTGATGAACCGCCTCATGCTTCGAGGCGCGGTGGTGCACGGCCCGATTCAGTGGGGGAAAATTCCGCTGCGTGGCATGGTGGGATTGTTTGGGTTAGCGGCGTCCTTCAGTTGGGTGATGGGCTTGATGGGGTATATTCGTTCATCAGGGCGACTGTCCTGGCATGTGAGTGAGTTGATGGCGGATGTCTCGCCCTGGGCCTTTACCCCGGACCTTCAATATGCCACAAAAATGGTGACGCTCAACATGGTGGTCTTCTGGGCCGCTGTACTTGTCTTGTTCTGGATGTGTGAACGGGGGCAGCGGCCAGTGATGGGTGAGGAATTCGAGGAGCAGCAGGTGCCCTTGTTGTCACCGGTTCCCTCGCAGGAAACATAG
- a CDS encoding DUF420 domain-containing protein, with product MLDWLREPGFFGTYATAGADLSQLMATLFTGLFIMGWFQARRRKADAHHWLMLGGMIAMLSFFIAYYLFRQLGVLAFEGKEGFGGSQSLYDYVFIPVLTLHIILVMIGLIMAVYMIVLGFRSQQFLDGVRSLRESRLLTTWKKIGLIFGGIAMVVLGLFFSRVATAGFSMRKLEVYVIFLAIVAFVFAIEMTIQRIWPDGARRHRALGRFTMVIYCVLFVTGSFTYTMLYILYPGKIG from the coding sequence ATGCTGGATTGGTTACGGGAACCAGGCTTCTTTGGAACGTATGCGACGGCGGGTGCGGACCTCAGTCAGCTGATGGCGACGCTCTTCACCGGGCTGTTCATCATGGGATGGTTCCAAGCTCGTCGGCGAAAGGCCGATGCACACCATTGGTTGATGTTGGGTGGCATGATTGCCATGCTCAGCTTCTTTATCGCGTATTATCTGTTTCGGCAGCTGGGGGTCCTGGCGTTTGAAGGTAAGGAAGGGTTTGGTGGCTCGCAGTCGCTCTATGATTATGTCTTCATCCCCGTCCTGACGCTCCATATCATTCTCGTCATGATTGGGCTGATCATGGCGGTGTATATGATTGTGTTGGGGTTTCGCTCTCAGCAGTTCCTCGACGGAGTCCGATCCTTACGGGAATCACGGCTGCTCACGACGTGGAAGAAGATCGGCCTCATCTTTGGCGGAATTGCCATGGTCGTGCTTGGGTTGTTTTTTTCGCGTGTCGCCACGGCAGGGTTTTCGATGCGGAAGCTGGAAGTGTATGTGATCTTTCTCGCCATCGTGGCTTTTGTGTTTGCGATTGAGATGACGATTCAACGGATTTGGCCAGATGGCGCGCGGCGGCATCGCGCGCTCGGCCGATTTACGATGGTTATTTACTGTGTGCTGTTCGTCACGGGTAGCTTCACGTACACGATGTTGTACATCCTGTATCCAGGGAAGATCGGATGA
- a CDS encoding methyltransferase has product MGVSRELSLAEIFQLGYYWETKVLLTAVKLDVFSAISERPKAVQDIAGRLQADPHTLNILLNALVAMKLLTKEGDLYGNSPTALTHLVRQSPKYVGHLLLLHDAEWNNWGKLEETIRTGKRAVDRHVFETDPELGSNVLAVLNRIGQQSGPDLAKRLKLGGRERLLDLGGGAGTNAIAFCQVYPELHATVFDLPATLKLAEKTVKDAGLEARVALHPGDFNRDQLGGPYDVVLMSDILHYQTFQMNQDLVKKSFGSLAPGGRLVIKDRFLDEAGTGPAWTTAFAVHILVNTQQGSCYRAGEAMQWLQAAGFVSVVELEKTAVAQGTKL; this is encoded by the coding sequence ATGGGTGTGTCACGAGAGCTCTCACTCGCAGAAATCTTTCAGCTTGGCTACTACTGGGAGACCAAAGTCCTCCTGACGGCCGTGAAGCTGGACGTTTTTTCTGCCATCAGTGAGCGACCGAAGGCAGTCCAGGACATTGCGGGTCGACTTCAGGCCGATCCTCACACACTGAATATTCTCTTGAACGCCCTCGTGGCAATGAAGTTGCTGACGAAGGAGGGGGACCTGTATGGCAACTCGCCGACGGCGCTGACACACCTCGTTCGGCAGTCACCAAAGTATGTTGGCCACTTGCTCCTTCTGCACGATGCGGAGTGGAATAACTGGGGAAAGCTGGAAGAGACGATTCGGACAGGGAAACGGGCGGTCGATCGCCATGTCTTTGAGACCGATCCCGAGTTGGGAAGCAACGTGCTAGCGGTGCTCAATCGGATTGGCCAACAAAGCGGTCCTGATTTAGCCAAGCGACTGAAGCTGGGTGGCCGCGAGCGGTTGCTCGATCTTGGTGGTGGCGCTGGGACCAACGCCATTGCGTTTTGCCAGGTGTATCCAGAACTGCACGCGACGGTTTTTGATCTCCCGGCGACGTTGAAGTTGGCGGAAAAAACGGTCAAGGACGCCGGGTTGGAAGCACGAGTCGCCCTGCATCCCGGTGATTTCAATCGAGACCAACTTGGGGGACCATACGATGTGGTCTTGATGTCCGATATCTTGCACTATCAAACGTTTCAGATGAATCAGGATCTGGTTAAAAAGAGCTTCGGATCGTTGGCGCCGGGCGGGCGGTTGGTGATTAAAGATCGATTTCTAGATGAAGCTGGGACTGGCCCAGCATGGACGACCGCGTTCGCGGTCCATATCCTTGTCAACACTCAGCAGGGCAGCTGCTATCGGGCCGGCGAGGCCATGCAATGGCTCCAAGCCGCCGGGTTTGTCTCTGTTGTGGAGTTGGAGAAGACGGCAGTGGCGCAAGGCACGAAGCTGTAG
- a CDS encoding septal ring lytic transglycosylase RlpA family protein produces MDGVFSSIKTTYRVAKKTVKGTIWVVRGTYELTKGATKLAYRIGKFTFEIVQAPLEYPLIRDDIQTIDGLPVKEAIRLGRVKAAPYTVKGQHYVPMSLASARTYEETGLASWYGEETRRLPGGHMTANGELFNPNGLTAAHKYLPLPIHVQVTNLENGKSIIVRVNDRGPFPSDHNPDSGKRIIDLSRGAAEQLGFVGQGTARVHVEVIQLEEA; encoded by the coding sequence ATTGACGGGGTCTTCTCATCGATCAAGACCACCTATCGCGTCGCCAAAAAAACGGTCAAAGGCACGATCTGGGTCGTGCGCGGCACCTATGAATTGACGAAGGGGGCCACCAAGCTGGCCTATCGCATTGGGAAGTTTACCTTTGAGATAGTCCAGGCTCCATTGGAGTATCCATTGATCCGGGACGATATTCAGACCATCGATGGGCTCCCAGTTAAAGAGGCAATCAGGCTTGGGCGAGTCAAAGCCGCTCCGTACACTGTCAAGGGTCAGCATTATGTGCCGATGAGCCTTGCCAGTGCACGGACGTACGAAGAGACGGGCCTCGCCTCGTGGTATGGAGAGGAAACCAGGCGTTTACCCGGAGGCCACATGACGGCCAACGGTGAGCTGTTCAACCCCAACGGGTTGACGGCGGCGCACAAGTATCTGCCGCTGCCGATCCACGTCCAGGTGACGAACCTGGAAAACGGCAAGTCGATCATCGTCCGAGTAAATGACCGCGGCCCCTTCCCTAGTGATCACAACCCGGATTCCGGGAAACGCATCATCGACCTCAGCCGGGGCGCTGCCGAACAACTGGGATTTGTCGGCCAGGGCACCGCCAGGGTGCATGTAGAAGTGATTCAACTGGAAGAAGCGTGA
- a CDS encoding acyl-CoA desaturase, giving the protein MVTPVQSAVTLRRTYPLSVTIVLFTLVVGSALIGVPAFAVVYGYTWLDWTMFGLLYMITGLGITVGYHRLISHRSFLCPDWVKTGLLIAGGWALQNSALKWGADHIRHHAACDQDADPYNAQRGFWHSHCGWLFSDGRYSDEKYATRLKQDPVIMWQHRYYGLIFLSGLALPFVVGFLYGGWVGGFGCFMLAGVGRTFAVLNSTFCINSVCHLWGSQPHGQADSSRDSWFVSLLTFGEGYHNYHHTYQSDYRNGPRWYNFDPSKWLIFTLSLLGLAWSLRTASAAEGKVSNL; this is encoded by the coding sequence ATGGTAACACCCGTACAATCCGCCGTCACGCTCAGGCGTACCTATCCCCTCTCCGTCACAATAGTACTGTTCACTCTTGTTGTGGGGAGCGCACTCATCGGGGTGCCCGCTTTCGCAGTTGTCTATGGATATACCTGGCTGGACTGGACCATGTTTGGGCTCCTATACATGATTACCGGGCTCGGCATTACGGTTGGCTACCATCGGCTGATTTCGCACAGGAGTTTCCTGTGTCCCGATTGGGTCAAGACCGGATTACTGATCGCCGGCGGATGGGCACTGCAAAACTCTGCCCTGAAGTGGGGAGCTGATCACATCCGCCACCATGCCGCGTGCGACCAAGATGCCGATCCGTACAACGCTCAGCGAGGATTCTGGCATAGCCATTGCGGATGGCTCTTCTCCGACGGGCGATACTCGGATGAAAAATATGCCACACGGCTCAAGCAAGATCCGGTTATCATGTGGCAACATCGGTACTATGGGCTCATCTTTCTCTCAGGATTGGCACTCCCGTTCGTGGTGGGCTTTCTCTACGGCGGTTGGGTCGGCGGCTTCGGCTGTTTTATGCTCGCCGGCGTCGGTCGGACATTTGCCGTGCTAAATTCGACCTTTTGTATCAATTCAGTGTGCCATTTGTGGGGAAGCCAGCCCCATGGCCAAGCCGATTCAAGCCGCGACAGCTGGTTCGTCTCGCTCCTGACGTTTGGGGAGGGGTATCACAACTATCATCACACTTACCAAAGCGACTACCGAAACGGTCCCCGCTGGTATAATTTTGACCCATCGAAATGGCTGATTTTCACACTGTCGCTGCTCGGATTAGCCTGGTCACTCCGCACCGCTTCCGCCGCTGAGGGCAAAGTTTCAAACCTCTAA
- the ureG gene encoding urease accessory protein UreG has product MHDLNREHSHNWTPTQARKQGIPVIGIGGPVGSGKTALVEALCQRLRDRFSLAAVTNDIFTKIDAEILTTRGALPVDRILGVETGGCPHTAIREDASHNQEAIDDLLRRHPDVELIFLESGGDNLAATFSPELVDHVIYVIDVAGGDKIPRKGGPGITRSDFLVINKMDLAPHVRADLSVMNRDTRKMRGDLPFAFTNILSGEGMDAVVAWVEERIPQRARRS; this is encoded by the coding sequence ATGCATGATCTAAATCGTGAGCACAGTCACAATTGGACTCCGACTCAAGCGCGGAAACAAGGCATTCCGGTCATTGGTATTGGAGGTCCCGTTGGATCAGGGAAGACAGCGCTTGTCGAAGCGCTGTGTCAGCGGTTGCGCGATCGATTCAGCCTTGCCGCCGTGACGAACGATATTTTCACGAAAATCGACGCGGAAATCCTGACTACGCGCGGTGCTTTGCCGGTTGACCGGATTCTTGGTGTTGAAACGGGGGGGTGTCCACATACGGCGATCCGGGAAGATGCCTCGCATAACCAGGAAGCCATTGACGATCTGCTTCGTCGCCATCCGGATGTTGAATTGATCTTTCTGGAAAGCGGGGGCGACAACTTGGCCGCGACCTTTAGCCCTGAGCTCGTCGATCACGTCATCTATGTGATTGATGTGGCGGGTGGTGACAAGATCCCACGAAAAGGTGGACCAGGGATCACTCGATCAGATTTTCTTGTCATCAATAAGATGGATCTGGCGCCGCATGTGCGCGCGGATCTGTCCGTCATGAATCGGGATACCCGCAAAATGCGCGGGGATCTGCCGTTCGCGTTCACGAATATTCTTTCCGGCGAGGGCATGGATGCCGTAGTGGCCTGGGTGGAGGAGCGCATCCCGCAACGAGCCAGGCGTTCCTAA
- the ureC gene encoding urease subunit alpha, whose translation MPRRQYASLYGPTTGDRVRLADTELLIEVEQDFTTYGEEAVFGGGKVIRDGMGQSPRVTNANGALDTVITNALILDYTGIVKADIGIKDGRIVGIGKAGNSDLMPNVTKGMEIGAGTEVIAGEGHIVTAGGIDTHIHFICPQQYWDALSAGITTMIGGGTGPATGTNATTCTPGPWNIHRMLEASEGIPINLGFLGKGNSSHPDGLNEQVEAGAIGLKLHEDWGTTPAAIDTCLSVAERYDVQVAIHTDTLNEAGFVEDTIKAFKGRTIHTFHTEGAGGGHAPDIIKVCGEPNVLPSSTNPTMPFTTNTMDEHLDMLMVCHHLNPRIPEDVAFAESRIRRETIAAEDILHDLGAISIMSSDSQAMGRIGEVIIRTWQNAHKMKVQRGHLSPNEGTDSSQNDNFRAKRYVAKYTINPAITHGIAHEVGSVEVGKFADLVLWKPAFFGVKPEMVLKGGFIAQAQMGDPNASIPTPEPIISRPMFGAFGRALSSTSLTFLSQAGLDRGIPTKLGLQKRVAVVKNCRNIKKRDLKLNDYLPKIEVDSETYVVTADGVRLTCEPAVVLPMAQRYFLF comes from the coding sequence ATTCCAAGAAGGCAATATGCCTCACTCTACGGCCCCACCACTGGTGATCGTGTCCGGCTAGCGGATACGGAACTGCTTATCGAAGTCGAGCAAGACTTTACGACGTACGGAGAAGAAGCGGTGTTCGGCGGCGGGAAAGTGATTCGAGACGGGATGGGCCAGTCGCCGCGGGTGACGAACGCGAACGGTGCACTCGATACGGTCATCACCAATGCCCTCATTCTCGACTACACCGGGATAGTGAAGGCGGATATCGGGATCAAAGACGGGCGGATCGTTGGTATCGGGAAGGCAGGCAATTCTGATCTGATGCCGAATGTGACCAAGGGAATGGAGATTGGTGCCGGAACGGAAGTGATCGCAGGAGAAGGACATATTGTGACGGCCGGCGGCATTGATACCCACATCCATTTCATCTGTCCGCAACAATATTGGGACGCGCTATCGGCTGGCATTACCACGATGATCGGCGGGGGCACTGGTCCTGCGACGGGTACCAACGCGACGACCTGTACGCCAGGACCATGGAATATCCATCGCATGCTGGAGGCATCCGAGGGTATTCCTATCAATCTTGGATTTCTGGGTAAAGGCAACTCGTCCCATCCCGATGGATTGAATGAGCAGGTTGAGGCCGGCGCCATAGGTCTCAAGCTGCACGAAGATTGGGGGACGACCCCGGCAGCGATCGACACCTGTCTGAGCGTGGCGGAGCGTTACGATGTGCAGGTTGCGATTCATACCGATACGTTGAATGAGGCAGGGTTTGTCGAGGACACGATCAAGGCGTTCAAGGGCCGAACGATCCATACGTTCCATACGGAAGGCGCCGGGGGCGGTCATGCACCGGATATCATTAAAGTGTGCGGCGAGCCGAACGTGCTTCCCTCGTCGACGAACCCCACGATGCCGTTTACGACCAACACAATGGACGAGCATCTGGATATGTTGATGGTATGCCATCACCTCAATCCAAGAATTCCGGAAGACGTGGCCTTTGCCGAGTCCAGAATCCGGCGAGAAACCATCGCGGCGGAAGACATCCTCCATGATTTAGGCGCGATCAGTATCATGTCCTCTGACTCGCAAGCCATGGGTCGCATCGGAGAAGTCATCATCCGGACCTGGCAAAACGCGCATAAGATGAAGGTCCAGCGGGGCCATCTGTCGCCGAATGAGGGGACAGACTCGTCGCAGAATGATAACTTCCGCGCCAAGCGGTATGTGGCCAAGTACACGATCAATCCTGCTATCACGCATGGGATTGCCCATGAGGTTGGGTCCGTGGAGGTCGGGAAGTTCGCCGACCTGGTGCTTTGGAAGCCGGCGTTCTTCGGAGTCAAGCCGGAAATGGTGCTGAAAGGCGGGTTTATCGCTCAGGCACAGATGGGCGATCCGAACGCGTCAATCCCCACACCGGAGCCGATTATTAGCCGGCCCATGTTCGGTGCCTTTGGGAGGGCGCTGTCCAGCACCAGTCTGACCTTCCTGTCGCAGGCAGGACTAGATCGAGGGATCCCAACGAAGCTTGGATTGCAGAAGCGTGTGGCTGTGGTCAAGAATTGCCGGAATATCAAAAAACGGGACCTCAAGCTGAACGACTACCTTCCCAAAATCGAGGTTGATTCGGAGACGTACGTCGTGACAGCCGACGGGGTGCGACTGACCTGTGAGCCAGCCGTCGTGCTCCCGATGGCGCAGCGGTATTTCTTGTTTTGA
- a CDS encoding urease subunit beta, with amino-acid sequence MPKKTKRSSAKRSSAKRQQSPKKTVRSLADVIKAELGKPVIPGEILTAAGEVEAFNGRETRELTVKNVADRPIQVGSHCHFFESNHALTFDRAQAFGFRLCIPAGTAVRFEPGEDKRVTVVALAGKRVAYGINGLTEGSLDDAQVKGRALSLAGTRGFSGKGGVR; translated from the coding sequence ATGCCGAAGAAGACGAAGCGAAGTTCGGCGAAGCGAAGTTCGGCGAAGCGTCAGCAGTCGCCAAAGAAAACCGTGAGGTCGCTTGCCGACGTGATCAAAGCTGAGCTGGGGAAGCCGGTTATTCCAGGGGAGATTCTGACCGCCGCCGGCGAGGTCGAGGCGTTCAACGGGCGTGAAACAAGGGAGCTGACCGTCAAGAATGTCGCGGATCGACCTATCCAAGTTGGTTCCCACTGCCACTTCTTCGAATCCAATCATGCCCTCACATTCGACCGTGCACAAGCGTTCGGATTTCGGCTCTGTATCCCCGCCGGCACGGCGGTTCGGTTCGAGCCGGGCGAGGACAAGCGAGTGACGGTTGTGGCCTTAGCCGGGAAGCGGGTTGCCTATGGCATCAATGGATTGACGGAAGGATCACTCGATGATGCGCAGGTCAAGGGTCGCGCGCTGTCGCTCGCGGGTACCCGCGGATTTTCTGGAAAAGGAGGCGTCCGGTGA
- the ureA gene encoding urease subunit gamma gives MHLTPREQEKLLIYVAGQLAADRKKRGLKLNHPESVAYLTAAVLEGIRDGKTVAELMTYGTTLLKRKDVMPGVPEMIHEFQVEGTFPDGTKLVTVHNPIR, from the coding sequence ATGCATCTGACCCCGAGAGAACAGGAAAAGTTACTTATTTATGTTGCGGGACAACTGGCCGCTGATCGCAAGAAGCGAGGCCTCAAACTCAATCATCCAGAATCCGTTGCGTATCTCACTGCCGCTGTCCTGGAAGGTATTCGTGACGGAAAAACCGTCGCCGAGTTGATGACGTACGGCACGACGCTCCTCAAGCGGAAAGATGTGATGCCTGGTGTGCCGGAGATGATTCATGAATTTCAAGTCGAAGGGACCTTTCCTGATGGGACCAAACTGGTGACCGTCCACAATCCAATTCGATAA